Proteins encoded in a region of the Panicum hallii strain FIL2 chromosome 3, PHallii_v3.1, whole genome shotgun sequence genome:
- the LOC112884997 gene encoding methionine S-methyltransferase isoform X2, with the protein MAAPGGEDKDVDAFLADCTPSGDAAYGAAKAVLERLHAPATRPAARRLLGAVRRRFAADPAAGEDCFRTFHFRIHDVLLDPHVQGFQQRRKLTMMEIPSIFIPEDWSFTFYEGLNRHPDSIFRDKTVAELGCGNGWISIALAEKWSPLKVYGLDINPRAVKIAWINLYLNALDDDGLPIYDSEGKTLLDRVEFHESDLLSYCRDNKIELDRIVGCIPQILNPNPEAMSKIITENSSEEFLYSLSNYCALQGFVEDQFGLGLIARAVEEGIAVIKPSGIMVFNMGGRPGQGVCQRLFERRGFRITKLWQTKIMQAADTDISALVEIEKNSRHRFEFFMDLVGDQPICARTAWAYMKSGGRISHALSVYSCQLRQPNQVKKIFEFLKDGFHEVSSSLDLSFDDDSVADEKIPFLAYLASFLKENKSNPCEPPAGCLNFRKLVAGFMKSYHHIPLTPDNVVVFPSRAVAIENALQLFSPALAIVDEHLTRHLPKQWLTSLAIEGRAESNHAEGTVTVIEAPRQSDLLIELIRKLKPQVVVTGMAQFEAITSAAFENLLNATKDVGSRLFLDISEHLELSSLPSSNGVLKYLAGKTLPSHAAILCGLVKNQVYSDLEVAFAISEDAAVYKALSQTIELVEGHTSLISQHYYGCLFHELLAFQIADRHPQQERQPAEVIPQQMIGFSDPAMSILKAAEFFVPDSNESSVIHMDLDRSFLPVPSAVNASVFESFVRQNITDSETDVHSSIQQLVKDSYGLWVDGCSEIIYGNTSLALFNKLVLCCMQEQGTLLFPLGTNGNYISAAKFMNASTLTIPTTFGSGFKIEPKALSDTLKNVSRPWVYISGPTINPTGFLYSDADIQELLSVCAEYGARVVIDTSFSGLEYQTDGWSRWNLEGCLSSLKSSKPSFSVVLLGELSFQLIASGHDFGFVILSDSSLADTFHSFPSLSRPHSTLKYTFKKLLGLKNQKDQHFSDLMVEQKEELKSRSNHLIKTLQGCGWDVASCCGGISMLAKPTAYIGKHFKADGFEGKLDASNIREAILRATGLCINSSSWTGIPDYCRFSFALESSEFERAMGCITRFKELVLGGDAQAQMNGH; encoded by the exons ATGGCGGCGCCAGGGGGCGAGGACAAGGACGTCGATGCCTTCCTGGCGGACTGCACGCCCTCCGGCGACGCCGCGTACGGCGCCGCCAAGGCCGTGCTCGAGCGCCTCCACGCCCCCGCcacccgccccgccgcgcgccgcctcctCGGCGCCGTCCGCCGGCGGTtcgccgccgaccccgccgCGGGGGAGGACTGCTTCCGCACCTTCCACTTCCGCATCCACGACGTCCTTCTAGACCCACACGTACAAG GTTTCCAACAAAGGAGGAAGCTGACGATGATGGAGATACCTAGCATCTTCATTCCCGAAGATTGGTCCTTCACTTTCTATGAGGGCCTCAATCGGCATCCAGATTCCATTTTTAGGGATAAGACTGTAGCAGAGTTGGGATGTGGCAACGGTTGGATTTCCATTGCTCTTGCAGAAAAGTGGTCTCCTTTGAAG GTCTATGGCTTGGATATAAACCCAAGAGCTGTGAAGATTGCGTGGATAAACCTGTACTTGAATGCATTAGATGATGATGGTCTCCCAATCTATGACAGCGAGGGGAAAACATTGCTTGATAGAGTTGAATTCCATGAATCTGATCTTCTTTCTTACTGTAGAGACAACAAGATAGAGCTTGATCGCATTGTTGGATGCATACCACAG atccttaACCCAAATCCAGAGGCAATGTCAAAGATTATAACCGAAAATTCAAGCGAGGAATTTTTGTACTCCTTGAGTAACTACTGTGCACTTCAG GGTTTCGTTGAAGATCAATTTGGACTTGGGTTGATTGCACGGGCAGTTGAAGAAGGGATAGCTGTCATAAAGCCTTCAGGTATTATGGTATTCAACATGGGAGGACGACCAGGACAAGGTGTCTGTCAACGTCTATTTGAACGCCGGGGATTTCGTATCACAAAGCTCTGGCAAACCAAAATTATGCAG GCTGCTGACACAGATATTTCAGCTTTAGTTGAAATTGAGAAAAATAGCAGACATCGCTTTGAGTTCTTCATGGATCTTGTTGGCGATCAGCCTATATGTGCTCGCACTGCCTGGGCATATATGAAATCAGGTGGCCGCATTTCACATGCTTTGTCTGTGTATAGCTGTCAACTTCGCCAGCCCAACCAG GTGAAAAAAATATTTGAGTTTCTCAAAGATGGATTTCATGAAGTCAGCAGTTCCCTTGATTTATCCTTTGATGACGACTCTGTTGCTGATGAAAAAATTCCCTTCCTAGCATACCTAGCTAGTTTTTTGAAAGAGAATAAGTCCAATCCCTGTGAGCCACCAGCTGGATGTCTAAACTTTCGGAAACTTGTTGCCGGATTTATGAAGAGCTACCACCACATTCCTCTAACTCCTGAT AATGTTGTTGTGTTCCCTTCTCGTGCTGTTGCAATAGAAAATGCTCTTCAATTGTTCTCTCCGGCACTTGCAATTGTCGATGAACATTTGACCAGACACTTGCCCAAGCAGTGGTTAACATCTTTAGCAATTGAG GGAAGAGCAGAAAGTAACCATGCTGAAGGTACAGTCACTGTGATTGAGGCACCACGCCAGTCAGATTTGTTGATTGAGTTGATCAGGAAGTTGAAGCCTCAGGTTGTTGTTACTGGGATGGCTCAATTTGAGGCTATCACTAGTGCTGCTTTTGAGAACTTACTAAACGCAACAAAAGATGTTGGTTCCCGGTTATTCCTGGATATTTCAGAACATTTGGAGTTGTCTAGTCTGCCAAGCTCTAATGGTGTCTTGAAATATCTTGCCGGAAAGACCCTACCTTCCCATGCAGCCATACTGTGCGGTTTAGTAAAGAACCAG GTTTATTCAGATCTGGAAGTTGCTTTTGCCATATCTGAAGATGCAGCTGTATATAAAGCATTATCACAAACTATTGAGCTAGTGGAAGGTCACACTTCTCTGATCAGTCAGCACTATTATGGCTGCCTCTTCCATGAGCTTCTGGCATTTCAAATTGCTGACCGGCATCCACAACAAGAG AGACAACCTGCAGAAGTGATACCTCAGCAGATGATAGGATTTTCTGATCCAGCTATGTCTATCCTAAAGGCAGCTGAATTTTTCGTTCCTGATTCAAATGAATCCAGTGTCATTCATATGGATTTAGATCGCAGCTTTCTGCCAGTACCTTCTGCAGTGAATGCCTCTGTTTTCGAAAGTTTTGTCAGGCAAAACATAACTGATTCTGAGACCGATGTCCATTCCAGCATCCAGCAGCTGGTGAAGGATAGCTATGGTTTATGGGTAGATGGTTGTTCTGAAATCATCTACGGCAATACCTCTCTTGCACTCTTCAATAAGCTTGTTCTTTGCTGCATGCAAGAACAAGGCACCTTGCTTTTCCCCTTGGGCACCAATGGCAACTACATTTCTGCAGCAAAGTTTATGAATGCAAGCACCTTGACTATACCGACAACTTTTGGTTCAGGATTCAAGATTGAGCCAAAGGCTTTATCTGACACTCTTAAGAATGTATCTCGGCCATGGGTGTATATTTCTGGCCCCACAATCAACCCTACTGGTTTTCTGTACAGTGACGCTGACATTCAAGAGCTGCTCTCTGTCTGCGCTGAATATGGAGCTAGGGTAGTGATTGATACCTCCTTCTCAGGCCTGGAGTACCAAACGGATGGCTGGAGTCGGTGGAATCTAGAAGGATGTCTTTCTTCTTTGAAGAGTTCAAAGCCATCATTCTCTGTAGTCCTTCTGGGAGAGCTGTCCTTTCAGCTGATCGCATCAGGGCATGACTTTGGCTTTGTGATTTTGAGCGACTCATCCTTGGCTGACACATTTCATAGTTTCCCTAGCTTGAGTCGGCCGCACAGCACATTGAAGTACACTTTCAAAAAGCTACTTGGCCTGAAGAACCAGAAGGATCAGCATTTCTCCGATCTAATGGTGGAGCAGAAGGAGGAGCTGAAGAGTCGTTCCAACCACTTAATTAAG ACGCTGCAGGGCTGTGGCTGGGACGTTGCCAGCTGTTGCGGTGGCATCTCGATGCTGGCGAAGCCGACTGCCTACATCGGGAAGCACTTCAAAGCTGATGGCTTTGAGGGCAAGCTGGATGCGAGTAACATCAGGGAAGCCATCCTCAGAGCCACGGGCTTGTGCATAAACAGCAGCTCCTGGACCGGGATACCCGACTACTGCCGGTTCAGCTTTGCACTGGAGAGCAGCGAATTCGAGCGCGCAATGGGATGCATAACTCGGTTCAAGGAGTTGGTTCTGGGAGGCGATGCCCAGGCTCAGATGAACGGTCACTGA
- the LOC112884997 gene encoding methionine S-methyltransferase isoform X1 gives MGSVGVEEDAKAAVEAFLQRCAPSGDAAYAELRALLARLHDPATRRQARVFLAALRRRQQSSSDDRQEDFFRRFGFRIQELLLHGNTVAAFRSASAPGFQQRRKLTMMEIPSIFIPEDWSFTFYEGLNRHPDSIFRDKTVAELGCGNGWISIALAEKWSPLKVYGLDINPRAVKIAWINLYLNALDDDGLPIYDSEGKTLLDRVEFHESDLLSYCRDNKIELDRIVGCIPQILNPNPEAMSKIITENSSEEFLYSLSNYCALQGFVEDQFGLGLIARAVEEGIAVIKPSGIMVFNMGGRPGQGVCQRLFERRGFRITKLWQTKIMQAADTDISALVEIEKNSRHRFEFFMDLVGDQPICARTAWAYMKSGGRISHALSVYSCQLRQPNQVKKIFEFLKDGFHEVSSSLDLSFDDDSVADEKIPFLAYLASFLKENKSNPCEPPAGCLNFRKLVAGFMKSYHHIPLTPDNVVVFPSRAVAIENALQLFSPALAIVDEHLTRHLPKQWLTSLAIEGRAESNHAEGTVTVIEAPRQSDLLIELIRKLKPQVVVTGMAQFEAITSAAFENLLNATKDVGSRLFLDISEHLELSSLPSSNGVLKYLAGKTLPSHAAILCGLVKNQVYSDLEVAFAISEDAAVYKALSQTIELVEGHTSLISQHYYGCLFHELLAFQIADRHPQQERQPAEVIPQQMIGFSDPAMSILKAAEFFVPDSNESSVIHMDLDRSFLPVPSAVNASVFESFVRQNITDSETDVHSSIQQLVKDSYGLWVDGCSEIIYGNTSLALFNKLVLCCMQEQGTLLFPLGTNGNYISAAKFMNASTLTIPTTFGSGFKIEPKALSDTLKNVSRPWVYISGPTINPTGFLYSDADIQELLSVCAEYGARVVIDTSFSGLEYQTDGWSRWNLEGCLSSLKSSKPSFSVVLLGELSFQLIASGHDFGFVILSDSSLADTFHSFPSLSRPHSTLKYTFKKLLGLKNQKDQHFSDLMVEQKEELKSRSNHLIKTLQGCGWDVASCCGGISMLAKPTAYIGKHFKADGFEGKLDASNIREAILRATGLCINSSSWTGIPDYCRFSFALESSEFERAMGCITRFKELVLGGDAQAQMNGH, from the exons ATGGGCAGCGTGGGCGTGGAGGAGGATGCCAAGGCCGCCGTGGAGGCCTTCCTCCAGCGGTGCGCGCCCTCCGGCGACGCCGCCTACGCCGAGCTCAGGGCCCTGCTCGCGCGCCTCCACGACCCCGCCACCAGGCGCCAAGCGCGCGTCTTCCTCGCCGCGCTCCGCCGCCGGCAGCAATCATCGTCGGACGACCGGCAGGAGGACTTCTTCCGGCGGTTCGGCTTCCGCATCCAGGAGCTGCTCCTGCACGGCAACACCGTCGCCGCCTTCCGCTCCGCCTCGGCTCCAG GTTTCCAACAAAGGAGGAAGCTGACGATGATGGAGATACCTAGCATCTTCATTCCCGAAGATTGGTCCTTCACTTTCTATGAGGGCCTCAATCGGCATCCAGATTCCATTTTTAGGGATAAGACTGTAGCAGAGTTGGGATGTGGCAACGGTTGGATTTCCATTGCTCTTGCAGAAAAGTGGTCTCCTTTGAAG GTCTATGGCTTGGATATAAACCCAAGAGCTGTGAAGATTGCGTGGATAAACCTGTACTTGAATGCATTAGATGATGATGGTCTCCCAATCTATGACAGCGAGGGGAAAACATTGCTTGATAGAGTTGAATTCCATGAATCTGATCTTCTTTCTTACTGTAGAGACAACAAGATAGAGCTTGATCGCATTGTTGGATGCATACCACAG atccttaACCCAAATCCAGAGGCAATGTCAAAGATTATAACCGAAAATTCAAGCGAGGAATTTTTGTACTCCTTGAGTAACTACTGTGCACTTCAG GGTTTCGTTGAAGATCAATTTGGACTTGGGTTGATTGCACGGGCAGTTGAAGAAGGGATAGCTGTCATAAAGCCTTCAGGTATTATGGTATTCAACATGGGAGGACGACCAGGACAAGGTGTCTGTCAACGTCTATTTGAACGCCGGGGATTTCGTATCACAAAGCTCTGGCAAACCAAAATTATGCAG GCTGCTGACACAGATATTTCAGCTTTAGTTGAAATTGAGAAAAATAGCAGACATCGCTTTGAGTTCTTCATGGATCTTGTTGGCGATCAGCCTATATGTGCTCGCACTGCCTGGGCATATATGAAATCAGGTGGCCGCATTTCACATGCTTTGTCTGTGTATAGCTGTCAACTTCGCCAGCCCAACCAG GTGAAAAAAATATTTGAGTTTCTCAAAGATGGATTTCATGAAGTCAGCAGTTCCCTTGATTTATCCTTTGATGACGACTCTGTTGCTGATGAAAAAATTCCCTTCCTAGCATACCTAGCTAGTTTTTTGAAAGAGAATAAGTCCAATCCCTGTGAGCCACCAGCTGGATGTCTAAACTTTCGGAAACTTGTTGCCGGATTTATGAAGAGCTACCACCACATTCCTCTAACTCCTGAT AATGTTGTTGTGTTCCCTTCTCGTGCTGTTGCAATAGAAAATGCTCTTCAATTGTTCTCTCCGGCACTTGCAATTGTCGATGAACATTTGACCAGACACTTGCCCAAGCAGTGGTTAACATCTTTAGCAATTGAG GGAAGAGCAGAAAGTAACCATGCTGAAGGTACAGTCACTGTGATTGAGGCACCACGCCAGTCAGATTTGTTGATTGAGTTGATCAGGAAGTTGAAGCCTCAGGTTGTTGTTACTGGGATGGCTCAATTTGAGGCTATCACTAGTGCTGCTTTTGAGAACTTACTAAACGCAACAAAAGATGTTGGTTCCCGGTTATTCCTGGATATTTCAGAACATTTGGAGTTGTCTAGTCTGCCAAGCTCTAATGGTGTCTTGAAATATCTTGCCGGAAAGACCCTACCTTCCCATGCAGCCATACTGTGCGGTTTAGTAAAGAACCAG GTTTATTCAGATCTGGAAGTTGCTTTTGCCATATCTGAAGATGCAGCTGTATATAAAGCATTATCACAAACTATTGAGCTAGTGGAAGGTCACACTTCTCTGATCAGTCAGCACTATTATGGCTGCCTCTTCCATGAGCTTCTGGCATTTCAAATTGCTGACCGGCATCCACAACAAGAG AGACAACCTGCAGAAGTGATACCTCAGCAGATGATAGGATTTTCTGATCCAGCTATGTCTATCCTAAAGGCAGCTGAATTTTTCGTTCCTGATTCAAATGAATCCAGTGTCATTCATATGGATTTAGATCGCAGCTTTCTGCCAGTACCTTCTGCAGTGAATGCCTCTGTTTTCGAAAGTTTTGTCAGGCAAAACATAACTGATTCTGAGACCGATGTCCATTCCAGCATCCAGCAGCTGGTGAAGGATAGCTATGGTTTATGGGTAGATGGTTGTTCTGAAATCATCTACGGCAATACCTCTCTTGCACTCTTCAATAAGCTTGTTCTTTGCTGCATGCAAGAACAAGGCACCTTGCTTTTCCCCTTGGGCACCAATGGCAACTACATTTCTGCAGCAAAGTTTATGAATGCAAGCACCTTGACTATACCGACAACTTTTGGTTCAGGATTCAAGATTGAGCCAAAGGCTTTATCTGACACTCTTAAGAATGTATCTCGGCCATGGGTGTATATTTCTGGCCCCACAATCAACCCTACTGGTTTTCTGTACAGTGACGCTGACATTCAAGAGCTGCTCTCTGTCTGCGCTGAATATGGAGCTAGGGTAGTGATTGATACCTCCTTCTCAGGCCTGGAGTACCAAACGGATGGCTGGAGTCGGTGGAATCTAGAAGGATGTCTTTCTTCTTTGAAGAGTTCAAAGCCATCATTCTCTGTAGTCCTTCTGGGAGAGCTGTCCTTTCAGCTGATCGCATCAGGGCATGACTTTGGCTTTGTGATTTTGAGCGACTCATCCTTGGCTGACACATTTCATAGTTTCCCTAGCTTGAGTCGGCCGCACAGCACATTGAAGTACACTTTCAAAAAGCTACTTGGCCTGAAGAACCAGAAGGATCAGCATTTCTCCGATCTAATGGTGGAGCAGAAGGAGGAGCTGAAGAGTCGTTCCAACCACTTAATTAAG ACGCTGCAGGGCTGTGGCTGGGACGTTGCCAGCTGTTGCGGTGGCATCTCGATGCTGGCGAAGCCGACTGCCTACATCGGGAAGCACTTCAAAGCTGATGGCTTTGAGGGCAAGCTGGATGCGAGTAACATCAGGGAAGCCATCCTCAGAGCCACGGGCTTGTGCATAAACAGCAGCTCCTGGACCGGGATACCCGACTACTGCCGGTTCAGCTTTGCACTGGAGAGCAGCGAATTCGAGCGCGCAATGGGATGCATAACTCGGTTCAAGGAGTTGGTTCTGGGAGGCGATGCCCAGGCTCAGATGAACGGTCACTGA